The genomic DNA aaggGAAACAAATTCTCTTAACATTCTCTCTTGAAAACTTGATCAAAGCTCAAATTACAATAGGAGATTAGGATCTCTCGAGGAACAAGTTAGGTTTCTCTTGTATTAATTGCTCGTTGTTTTATATGGAGGAGGAATTCCTCTATTTATATGAATGTCTAATTTACAAGAtaagtatattttctttaaatctcgTACTAAATATAAGTTAAATTTCCCTTTTTGATGATCAGATCAGACTCGGATACGGTTTCAGAGGTTGGTCGGTTGGCTTCTTCGGGCTTCCGCTTATAAACCCGTTTAACTGGCCCAAAAGAAAAATCCCTAATTTAATTGTTCTTCAGAATTAATcagtttatttttggtttaggttGATTTGTGGGTGCTAAATCCTCCACCAACAACAATTATTCTTGCATCACCGTATCTCTTACACAACTAACTCTAAAGTTGGTTGATAGATTATCAGGTTTGGTCCTGGGGTAAAGTTAAGGCTCACGTGGCAATCAGTGTCTAGAATTATCTATATTAGGATTAGAAATGATTTGATACAATTTCACATATTATCTAGATGATTACCACGTgattcattaaattttaaaatttataaatgtattttgGTTGATTATTTCGGTGGAATTGTAATAAAAGCATGACATTATCTacaatgaaaattaaataatatggtTTTAACATTATGAGCTAATATTTCTCTCAAAGATTAGTATTTTCTATTAGTTTAATTATATGTAGAACTTCTACAGTAGAAGATGTGGAACAAATCGATTCCCTTTATAAGATTGAGCATCTTGACATCAGAAAACCTATAAGctttttattatactatatacatacatatattgtaTGCTGTTAACGGGAGAGCTAGGAAATTCTACAAAGAGTATTTTATTAGTtaactaatttcaaaaaattgtgttGTATTTTTCCGATCCATTTGCCTGAATAACTATGTTGAGAAGAGAAACTCTTAACTCACTataattgccaagattttaatCTCGCTGTGGTCAAAGTTACATATGAATATTGAAAATTTGCCATGGCACTAGTCTGTCATCGATGCCCACATAAGTACAACTTCGTTCTGTAGTCTTTGCAAGGGATTTGAAACTTCTAGGGCAGATGATGTATGTCAGATCTGAAACATGCATGGttcaataatttcatattcataAACGCTTTACTGTCTAGCTCTCAGTCTCTTTGTGTACCTCTCGCTCGCACTGACTCGTTTGTTTAAAAGAAGCATAGCGTAAGcgacaaaatgtttttttaatccgGTTCAACCCtgagaaacaagagaaataaaattatgatcGATCTAACTCTCGTACTCCAACAAGCTAGAAAGAAGCAGCTACGTTCTTATACTTGTGCAGCACGTAACCTTTCTCCATATAAAGAAGATTTAAAATTCAgctaaaaatagaatataataaaaagcGAAAAAAAAATGTCGCATGGATAATTATTATCAAAATAACAGAAAAGAAGTATAAAACTTCTATGTgcacaacaaaataaaaggaaatataaaatttcCTCTCTgctttaggttttgtttttcttaacacgtttttggttttggtataAATATGGACACACTCTCAtcgtttattattattaaatccttcttatttcctttaggtctatcaagttttctttttgtactctccacaaattccaaaaaaaaaaaatgagtgagATTGAAGAACTCGTGTGTATTGATGAATGTGTTACACGTAAATCTTCATCTAACACTGTGGAGATCAGAGTAATGCGTAAAAACATGGTCACTTTAGATTCAAGCACTCCTCTGCCTCCGTTCCCAACCCCTCACCTCCTTTTGAACAATATCCTTAGCTTTGATGACCATAAAATTTATCCTCTCCTCTTTCCAACCCTTCCAGATCCCGACTTATGCAGATTTCTCTCTTACAAGATTGCTTCCGAAGCCGAGAAAGTTCCAGGGCCATTGTACATCTCCCTTGACGTCACATTATCCCCACAAATAGTCGAGGAACCAGAGATGGAAACATGCGCTATTTGcttggaggaggaacaatactTATTCTTAATGCCAAATTGTTCGCATGTGTTTCATAGTCATTGCATCAATGAGTGGTTATGTTGGAGTAATCAGTGCCCTCTTTGCCGTGCTGAACTTATGGAAGACGAAGACTGGTAGACGTTTGACGCTactccaaaacaaaaagtcatGGAAAAACGATGGGGTTTTTAATtgcctttgttttgttttttttttctaggccGAGTTGTAATATAAGCCTatctattttcttttagtacaaTTGAactgaaatttttatatatactagatattcAGATCTCTTGATTGTTCCTATTGATTGTGATTGAGGTTGAATTGATTACTCGTTTCTTGGATGATTGCATCAATGAGTGGTTATGTTGGAGTAATAATTGCCCTCTCTGCCGTGCTGAAATTTTGGAAGACGAGACAAGTGACGATTGACACAATCATGAAATCCGATAGGGTTTATTTCTGTCAcgccttttttatttttcttggctGACTTGTACTAACATAACCATGCTGTAAAACGAGAGGATTCAAAGTGTAGaatctcttcttattcttattcatgAATGActtgaggttacatatatatagtgtaggGTACAAAACCGACTAGGAAAAAGAATAGGGCCAATGGGCCtatggccgatgggccgtaAACACTAAACGCATATGGACCATACATGGCCGGTTATGGAGTCTACTATCCAGTGctttataacactcccccttggatatCATAACTGTGCCGATGCTAAGGGATCGATGCAAtacgcttgggggtgctgcctcattaaaaccttaccaggaaaacccaatgggacaaaaccacggtgaaggaaaaagagtacagcacgcattgctccccctgttccaagcatcactctaagtccttaagcctccgcattccaatctggtgcatgAGCTTCTTGAACGTTGTTGTCGGTAATGCCTTAGTGAAGAGAttggctgagttgtcgcatgattgCACTTGCACCACTCGAACTTCTCTGGCCTTTTGTAGTtcgtgtgtgaagaagaacttcggtatgatgtgcttcgtccgatctcccttgatgtaaccttccttgagctgtgcgatgcaggccgtattgtcttcatagattACGGTTGGTTCCTTGTCCTCGACCATACCGCAATTCGCCATGATGTGTTGAGTCATCAACCTCAACCATACACTCTCTCTTCCGGCTTCATGAATTGCTAGGATTTCCGCGTGGTTAGACGAAGTGGCCACAATACTTTGCTTCACAGAACGCCACGAGATCGccgtaccaccgtgtgtaaatacGTAACCTGTTTGAGACTTACCATTAtgtggatcggatagataacctgcatcagcaaaaccaactaaaccttctttgttatagttagtataatataaaccaaaatctaccgtcccttgtaggtaacgcaacaCATGTTTaataccgttccagtgccttttagttggacaagaactaaatattgctaggaggttcacggcaaaacatatgtccggtctagtgtggctagctaagaacattaacgctcctatagcactgaggtatggcacttcaggtccgagaacttcttcatcggccttctttggaccaaatggatctttatccaagtctaagcttctaacaaccattgggctggtcaatgggtgagcttggtccattttaaacctcttgagtaccttttctgtgtatgccttttgatgcacaagaaTTCCATTACCAATGTACGCAAACtgtaatcccaaacagaattttgtcttgcctaggtctttcatttcaaattctttctttagatattgactgtttgggcgatttccccagaggtcccaaggatgtttaaatcatccacataaactgctataattacaaaccctttgtttgcaaacttctttataaatatacatggactgattgggtcattcttatagccttctttagctAATTATTCACTTAAccggttataccacattcgaccactctgtttcagtccataaagagATTTGTTCAGCCTAATGCAGTACTGTTGTcaagaaccactcttatctttgagctcaaaaccctctggtaatctcatatatatttcattatccagtggaccatataagtatgcggttacaacatccattaaccgcaaatccagtttttctcttatagccaaaCTTATTAAGTACCGaaatgttgttgcatccatcacaggggagtatgtctcctcataatctatgcctggtctttgagagaatccttgtgctacaagccgtgctttgtatctcacgatttcattcttctcatttctctttcttacaaagacccacttatgtccaactggctttatttcaggtgttgtccttaagatcggaccaaacacattcctcttctttaaagagtttaactccacgtcaatggcttctttccactttagccaatctttactttgagtgcactctaatatagacgtgggttcatgatcctcatttatctcaagtgctaccttgtatgcaaatatttcatcgatgtcgacatctttacgattccattgaattccagacatgatataatttattgagatctaattattatcaataccttcaggaccttgaggttcagcgtcccaaacctcattcggtacCTTAGGCTTTGCCGCGGCTATGTCTGTATTTTCTGTAATTCCcttaacctcggtctgttttgcacctttagacttccgagggttcttatctttggaacctaatggtctacctcgtttcaaacgtggcttagactctgtagcaacttgattattgtgttccttctgaacatcaatacgtactggtgcattacaagctggtatgtacgattttgttactctctttgggtcagcaaaggaatctgacaattgtatagctagcttttgcaaatgtataattttctggaCCTCTGCATCGCAGGCTAGAGTctgaggatcttgccaattcaaggatgtttgattccatgttatttctttaaccagcttgctagtctctccacccaacatagggaattcggattctgtaaattgacagtccgcgtatctggccttaaataaatctcatgtggttggctcaagatactttataatggtgggagactcatatccaacatatattctcatcctcctttgaggtcccatcttagttctctgtggtggagcaataggtacataaacggcacaaccaaatgttttgagataggatatgtctggctcatgacccgttaataattgggatggtgaatatttgtgttcactagatggcctgattcgtataagttctgctgcatgtaaaactgtgtgtccccaagctgacacaggaagcttcgatctcattagcaatggtcgagcaattaattgtatttgtttaatgaaggattcagctaatccttTTTGTGTATGGaaatgtgccacaggatgttccacactcaccccatgaacatacagtaatcattaaacgtgtgggatgtaaattcaccagcattgtctagacgtatagtcttaagtggaaaatctggaaaatgtgctcttagcCTTATAATTTGGGCTAACatcctagcaaatgctaggttccttgtggataacaagcaaatgtgtgaccatctggttgatgcatcgatcataaccataaaatatctaaacgtcccacaaggtgggtgtattggtccacatatatcaccttgtatcctttccagaaagtttaaagtatCTTTATGGACTTTGGCTGGTGATGGCCGTACAATAAGtgtcccttgtgcacatgctacacacgtgagatttttagggataacttttctctctttaaggttgtgcccaTTTGAACTATTAAtcagtttacgcatcatgttcgtacccggatggccaagccggtcatgccatagagtgaactgttcattgaacattttgtgctttgccaagttagcttctatcatgttaatcttagcatggtataaaccagtggctagtgcaggtatagtctctaggaccttcttatgTCCATTTACAATTTCGGTAATGTATAGAAATTCTTTGCTaccttcaccctttgtttcaatatgataaccattcaaccgaatgtctttaaagctcaataagcttctcttagagctgggtgagtacaaGNacatcacttagttcaatatgtgtgccattaagtaataatatatgagcttggccgtagccttctattaAGCTTGTTGTACCCgaaattgtactaacattggcatttttcattatgaggtctatgaaatatcttttatccttcaatattgtgtggctggatccactgtccaccactagtacATTCATATCCTCCGCCATTTCTTAACACCAATAGGGGTCTGACCggttttgatctgggagctaaagacctcagatatctcTCACGAACCTCGAACAGAAACCGCAAATAGCTTTTCCCACGAACAGATCTCGAACCGCTCCTTGTACCGCTCACGTACTGCACTCTCCCCGGAACCGAGAACCAACCTCGAACTGGTTTTGGATAGAACTTGATCACGAGCACAGGTTTGCTCGTGAATAGGAGTTTGTTTCGAACAAAGAGGAGAAAGatggcggtttagggtttttggtggaagaagaaggatgaacgACGGcggttagggttttagggttttactcaGCTGGATCTTTAGAAacgatcgtgctgataacgtgttgtaaaacGAGAGGATTCAAAGTGTAGaatctcttcttattcttattcatgAATGActtgaggttacatatatatagtgtaggGTACAAAACCGACTAGGAAATAGAATAGGGCCTATGGTCGATGGACCGTAAACACTAAACGCATATAGACCATACATGACCGGTTATGGAGTCCACTATTCAGTGCTTTACAACAAACCaatcaattttcttttagttctaCAGTTGaattggaattttcatatacaCTAGATTTTCAGATTTCTTGATCGTTCCTAACTAGCTCTGTTTAAGTTTTGCCTAGTTCCGGTTGAGTTAATTACTCGattttcttgaattatttttggtttagaagttttattttttgtttatcgtGTTTCAGAATGATTCTGCATTATCGTATCTCTTACACAACTAACTCTAAGTCGGTTGATAGATTATCGGGTTAGGTGCTGGTGGTAAGGTTAAGACTCACGTGGCATTCATTGTCTAGAATTATCCATATTAGGATTATAagtgatttaatataatttttagattttatctaaaaattaccacgtgattaattaaattttaaaaattataaatgtagtTTGGTTGATAATTTCGTTGGAATTGTAATAAAAGCATGACATTAtctacaatgaaaaataaatattataatatggtTTTAACATTATGAGCTAATATTTCTCTCAaagattagtatattttattttaattatatgaacTGTGGAACAAATCGATTCCCTTTATAAGGTTGAGTATCTTGACATCAGAAAACCTATAAGCTTCTTATTATACTACTAGGTTTTACCCCATGGTATACCACatatctattattttgttgatatgatactGTAATTGTTTAGAAGTGCT from Camelina sativa cultivar DH55 chromosome 7, Cs, whole genome shotgun sequence includes the following:
- the LOC104704813 gene encoding RING-H2 finger protein ATL48-like translates to MSEIEELVCIDECVTRKSSSNTVEIRVMRKNMVTLDSSTPLPPFPTPHLLLNNILSFDDHKIYPLLFPTLPDPDLCRFLSYKIASEAEKVPGPLYISLDVTLSPQIVEEPEMETCAICLEEEQYLFLMPNCSHVFHSHCINEWLCWSNQCPLCRAELMEDEDW